A single region of the Raphanus sativus cultivar WK10039 chromosome 1, ASM80110v3, whole genome shotgun sequence genome encodes:
- the LOC108854350 gene encoding pollen-specific protein-like At4g18596 translates to MAKFFILFLASAICSTTLLHFAAADADDFDRFNITGSVYCDTCRVQFVTRLSKFLEGAKVKLECKSRVNQTVTVTKEAMTDKDGKYQMEVMGDHEEEVCEIILVQSPDAECGEVNNEEFLRNAARISLTANDGIVSNEVRTINPLGFMRKTPLADCPQVFKELGIVPDVIF, encoded by the exons ATGGCCAAATTCTTCATCCTGTTCCTTGCATCTGCCATATGTTCCACCACCCTCCTTCACTTCGCGGCCGCTGATGCCGATGACTTCGACCGCTTCAACATCACGGGCTCCGTCTATTGCGACACATGCCGCGTCCAATTCGTTACCCGCCTCAGTAAATTCCTCGAAG GGGCAAAGGTAAAGCTTGAGTGTAAGAGTCGTGTGAACCAGACCGTGACAGTGACCAAGGAAGCTATGACCGACAAAGACGGAAAGTACCAGATGGAAGTTATGGGAGACCACGAAGAGGAAGTGTGTGAGATCATCCTCGTCCAATCACCGGACGCAGAGTGTGGCGAAGTAAACAACGAAGAGTTCCTAAGAAACGCAGCAAGGATCAGTCTCACGGCTAACGATGGCATTGTCTCTAACGAGGTTCGAACCATTAACCCACTTGGGTTCATGAGGAAGACTCCTCTCGCTGATTGTCCTCAAGTTTTCAAGGAGCTTGGAATCGTCCCTGATGTCATCTTCTAA